The Maylandia zebra isolate NMK-2024a linkage group LG4, Mzebra_GT3a, whole genome shotgun sequence genome includes a window with the following:
- the lat gene encoding linker for activation of T-cells family member 1 isoform X2 — MDFSWFLLLVSAAVFVSIVLLAVICLDCRNKGPLRSIQQTASEEYTSPGFRVIHAAPLSMPTSRSLASGSISVAQPTLPPNPVIITTPPPDPHLRLPFSTKPEHRPYTPTETGEPGKDNALFKLYFSVLPSYPNLLLQFCPTESNPSYENPEPEKDVDDHDNYIEVLPDNPEESKGVPADIESRASTPSSDHNYVNLDEDDDDEPYENVAPKGILHCAPDAMLQLSGTFPRRATYQRSTPGSSAQSSEDEYEESNYVNQPMGLVNH, encoded by the exons ATGGACTTCTCCTGGTTCCTTCTCCTCGTGTCGGCCGCCGTCTTCGTCTCCATCGTCCTCCTGGCCGTCATCTGTTTGGACTGCAGGAACAAAGGTCCACTGC GGTCCATCCAACAAACAGCTTCAGAAGAGTACAC atcaCCTGGATTCAGAGTCATCCATGCAG CTCCTCTCTCCATGCCGACTTCCAGAAGCCTTGCGAGCGGCAGCATCAGCGTTG CCCAGCCGACCCTACCCCCGAACCCCGTCATCATTACAACCCCTCCACCTGACCCCCACCTGCGGCTTCCTTT TTCAACCAAACCTGAGCACAGACCTTACACCCCAACAGAAACTGGTGAGCCTGGAAAGGACAACGCAttatttaagttgtatttttctgttttacctTCTTACCCAAACCTGTTGCTCCAATTCTGTCCTACAGAGAGCAACCCGAGTTATGAGAATCCAG aACCTGAGAAGGACGTTGACGATCATGATAATTACAT AGAGGTGTTACCCGACAATCCGGAGGAGAGCAAAGGAGTCCCCGCGGACATCGAGAGCCGAGCCTCGACGCCCAGTTCAG ATCATAATTACGTGAACCTCGATG AAGACGACGACGACGAACCCTATGAGAACGTGGCACCAAAAGGTATACTGCACTGCGCACCCGACGCTATGCTCCAACTGTCCGGTACCTTCCCCCGTCGTGCGACTTATCAAA GGTCCACTCCAGGTTCATCCGCTCAGAGCAGCGAAGACGAGTACGAAGAGTCCAACTACGTCAACCAACCT aTGGGACTAGTCAACCACTGA
- the lat gene encoding linker for activation of T-cells family member 1 isoform X4: MDFSWFLLLVSAAVFVSIVLLAVICLDCRNKGPLRSIQQTASEEYTSPGFRVIHAAPLSMPTSRSLASGSISVAQPTLPPNPVIITTPPPDPHLRLPFSTKPEHRPYTPTETESNPSYENPEPEKDVDDHDNYIEVLPDNPEESKGVPADIESRASTPSSDHNYVNLDEEDDDDEPYENVAPKGILHCAPDAMLQLSGTFPRRATYQRSTPGSSAQSSEDEYEESNYVNQPMGLVNH, from the exons ATGGACTTCTCCTGGTTCCTTCTCCTCGTGTCGGCCGCCGTCTTCGTCTCCATCGTCCTCCTGGCCGTCATCTGTTTGGACTGCAGGAACAAAGGTCCACTGC GGTCCATCCAACAAACAGCTTCAGAAGAGTACAC atcaCCTGGATTCAGAGTCATCCATGCAG CTCCTCTCTCCATGCCGACTTCCAGAAGCCTTGCGAGCGGCAGCATCAGCGTTG CCCAGCCGACCCTACCCCCGAACCCCGTCATCATTACAACCCCTCCACCTGACCCCCACCTGCGGCTTCCTTT TTCAACCAAACCTGAGCACAGACCTTACACCCCAACAGAAACTG AGAGCAACCCGAGTTATGAGAATCCAG aACCTGAGAAGGACGTTGACGATCATGATAATTACAT AGAGGTGTTACCCGACAATCCGGAGGAGAGCAAAGGAGTCCCCGCGGACATCGAGAGCCGAGCCTCGACGCCCAGTTCAG ATCATAATTACGTGAACCTCGATG AAGAAGACGACGACGACGAACCCTATGAGAACGTGGCACCAAAAGGTATACTGCACTGCGCACCCGACGCTATGCTCCAACTGTCCGGTACCTTCCCCCGTCGTGCGACTTATCAAA GGTCCACTCCAGGTTCATCCGCTCAGAGCAGCGAAGACGAGTACGAAGAGTCCAACTACGTCAACCAACCT aTGGGACTAGTCAACCACTGA
- the lat gene encoding linker for activation of T-cells family member 1 isoform X1, with amino-acid sequence MDFSWFLLLVSAAVFVSIVLLAVICLDCRNKGPLRSIQQTASEEYTSPGFRVIHAAPLSMPTSRSLASGSISVAQPTLPPNPVIITTPPPDPHLRLPFSTKPEHRPYTPTETGEPGKDNALFKLYFSVLPSYPNLLLQFCPTESNPSYENPEPEKDVDDHDNYIEVLPDNPEESKGVPADIESRASTPSSDHNYVNLDEEDDDDEPYENVAPKGILHCAPDAMLQLSGTFPRRATYQRSTPGSSAQSSEDEYEESNYVNQPMGLVNH; translated from the exons ATGGACTTCTCCTGGTTCCTTCTCCTCGTGTCGGCCGCCGTCTTCGTCTCCATCGTCCTCCTGGCCGTCATCTGTTTGGACTGCAGGAACAAAGGTCCACTGC GGTCCATCCAACAAACAGCTTCAGAAGAGTACAC atcaCCTGGATTCAGAGTCATCCATGCAG CTCCTCTCTCCATGCCGACTTCCAGAAGCCTTGCGAGCGGCAGCATCAGCGTTG CCCAGCCGACCCTACCCCCGAACCCCGTCATCATTACAACCCCTCCACCTGACCCCCACCTGCGGCTTCCTTT TTCAACCAAACCTGAGCACAGACCTTACACCCCAACAGAAACTGGTGAGCCTGGAAAGGACAACGCAttatttaagttgtatttttctgttttacctTCTTACCCAAACCTGTTGCTCCAATTCTGTCCTACAGAGAGCAACCCGAGTTATGAGAATCCAG aACCTGAGAAGGACGTTGACGATCATGATAATTACAT AGAGGTGTTACCCGACAATCCGGAGGAGAGCAAAGGAGTCCCCGCGGACATCGAGAGCCGAGCCTCGACGCCCAGTTCAG ATCATAATTACGTGAACCTCGATG AAGAAGACGACGACGACGAACCCTATGAGAACGTGGCACCAAAAGGTATACTGCACTGCGCACCCGACGCTATGCTCCAACTGTCCGGTACCTTCCCCCGTCGTGCGACTTATCAAA GGTCCACTCCAGGTTCATCCGCTCAGAGCAGCGAAGACGAGTACGAAGAGTCCAACTACGTCAACCAACCT aTGGGACTAGTCAACCACTGA
- the lat gene encoding linker for activation of T-cells family member 1 isoform X3: MDFSWFLLLVSAAVFVSIVLLAVICLDCRNKGSIQQTASEEYTSPGFRVIHAAPLSMPTSRSLASGSISVAQPTLPPNPVIITTPPPDPHLRLPFSTKPEHRPYTPTETGEPGKDNALFKLYFSVLPSYPNLLLQFCPTESNPSYENPEPEKDVDDHDNYIEVLPDNPEESKGVPADIESRASTPSSDHNYVNLDEEDDDDEPYENVAPKGILHCAPDAMLQLSGTFPRRATYQRSTPGSSAQSSEDEYEESNYVNQPMGLVNH, encoded by the exons ATGGACTTCTCCTGGTTCCTTCTCCTCGTGTCGGCCGCCGTCTTCGTCTCCATCGTCCTCCTGGCCGTCATCTGTTTGGACTGCAGGAACAAAG GGTCCATCCAACAAACAGCTTCAGAAGAGTACAC atcaCCTGGATTCAGAGTCATCCATGCAG CTCCTCTCTCCATGCCGACTTCCAGAAGCCTTGCGAGCGGCAGCATCAGCGTTG CCCAGCCGACCCTACCCCCGAACCCCGTCATCATTACAACCCCTCCACCTGACCCCCACCTGCGGCTTCCTTT TTCAACCAAACCTGAGCACAGACCTTACACCCCAACAGAAACTGGTGAGCCTGGAAAGGACAACGCAttatttaagttgtatttttctgttttacctTCTTACCCAAACCTGTTGCTCCAATTCTGTCCTACAGAGAGCAACCCGAGTTATGAGAATCCAG aACCTGAGAAGGACGTTGACGATCATGATAATTACAT AGAGGTGTTACCCGACAATCCGGAGGAGAGCAAAGGAGTCCCCGCGGACATCGAGAGCCGAGCCTCGACGCCCAGTTCAG ATCATAATTACGTGAACCTCGATG AAGAAGACGACGACGACGAACCCTATGAGAACGTGGCACCAAAAGGTATACTGCACTGCGCACCCGACGCTATGCTCCAACTGTCCGGTACCTTCCCCCGTCGTGCGACTTATCAAA GGTCCACTCCAGGTTCATCCGCTCAGAGCAGCGAAGACGAGTACGAAGAGTCCAACTACGTCAACCAACCT aTGGGACTAGTCAACCACTGA
- the lat gene encoding linker for activation of T-cells family member 1 isoform X5, whose translation MDFSWFLLLVSAAVFVSIVLLAVICLDCRNKGPLRSIQQTASEEYTSPGFRVIHAAPLSMPTSRSLASGSISVAQPTLPPNPVIITTPPPDPHLRLPFSTKPEHRPYTPTETEPEKDVDDHDNYIEVLPDNPEESKGVPADIESRASTPSSDHNYVNLDEEDDDDEPYENVAPKGILHCAPDAMLQLSGTFPRRATYQRSTPGSSAQSSEDEYEESNYVNQPMGLVNH comes from the exons ATGGACTTCTCCTGGTTCCTTCTCCTCGTGTCGGCCGCCGTCTTCGTCTCCATCGTCCTCCTGGCCGTCATCTGTTTGGACTGCAGGAACAAAGGTCCACTGC GGTCCATCCAACAAACAGCTTCAGAAGAGTACAC atcaCCTGGATTCAGAGTCATCCATGCAG CTCCTCTCTCCATGCCGACTTCCAGAAGCCTTGCGAGCGGCAGCATCAGCGTTG CCCAGCCGACCCTACCCCCGAACCCCGTCATCATTACAACCCCTCCACCTGACCCCCACCTGCGGCTTCCTTT TTCAACCAAACCTGAGCACAGACCTTACACCCCAACAGAAACTG aACCTGAGAAGGACGTTGACGATCATGATAATTACAT AGAGGTGTTACCCGACAATCCGGAGGAGAGCAAAGGAGTCCCCGCGGACATCGAGAGCCGAGCCTCGACGCCCAGTTCAG ATCATAATTACGTGAACCTCGATG AAGAAGACGACGACGACGAACCCTATGAGAACGTGGCACCAAAAGGTATACTGCACTGCGCACCCGACGCTATGCTCCAACTGTCCGGTACCTTCCCCCGTCGTGCGACTTATCAAA GGTCCACTCCAGGTTCATCCGCTCAGAGCAGCGAAGACGAGTACGAAGAGTCCAACTACGTCAACCAACCT aTGGGACTAGTCAACCACTGA